The following proteins are co-located in the Amblyraja radiata isolate CabotCenter1 chromosome 8, sAmbRad1.1.pri, whole genome shotgun sequence genome:
- the filip1 gene encoding filamin-A-interacting protein 1 isoform X5, with the protein MVDSQWGRNHCLLVLQTQLKAAELSDVQLTVSYLKRLKKLLEQEKCYQAQKEKENNRRLGRVREELVKLKSFALMLVDERQIHIEQLGQQAHKVQELGQKLREEEEKVRSSEERAREEAQKVFRLEAELEHTSAKSVQDLDEMTTKLADQECQNRQLRQKLPALVHRVEELEEANRGLQKAEEELQELRDKIRRGECGNSSLMTEVESLRKRLLEMEGKDEEITKAEDQGRELKKKLQQEEVHSSSLKLEVEKLQKRMVELEKLEGAFNKSKSECSQLHVSLDKEKALSKDLFNELETVKAHVKDLESSEARLGKSEFSLKDDLTKLKSFTVMLVDQRRGVAEKLSQEEQKVNDLNHKLKEEQSKTTEVTEKLIEESKKLLKLKSEMEERVSTLLGERQELVMKLKGEEQRSIKLDVQMGLLKKRLERVEEVESECPEEAQLDGPKMKELALEVERLRSRLQQLEVVEGDLLKTEDEYDQLEQRFRSERDKANLLSQQLDETREQVEQGEAESRSRLRLEEGRSRELVAEVRALKEKIQELMEKEDQLSQLQADYVRLRKRFQQEEGRNQDLGLEVAGMARELELSKRCSRALRPSMDGRRMVEVPLTSTAVQTDGGMAAEQDNAAVFIRQSVQEENHLMSHLRQEGVLKRPPAVLERYPPAAGELGSPRRSWIPWAKRREGGTVSDSPLVVSGKQGQPLRIRVTPDQAGGGTATLEISSPAADEFVPTLGTQQPRITIIPTSKTSPEPVTLTTFSGLGTPPARPKPWSQGPPDACSSPIQIVTVSAVSGSDAQELAARAVFRVSPDKLQGVGAGAGSGMAGRRYSPNIITTTEDNKIHIHLGSLYKRPAEPLITMRPLPGPADGMATVLRSPRTCASPSKMTSSIVITPASTSPTRTTPAAAATAQEGSAPRPAPTRIPMSKGMKAGKPVVPAMAAGGVAKYESRAESQSMRIELKKSPVSSSAPQAVGKG; encoded by the exons ATGGTTGATTCCCAGTGGGGTAGAAACCACTGCTTGCTTGTTCTGCAAACACAGTTGAAAGCAGCAGAGCTCTCTGACGTTCAATTAACTGTATCCTACCTCAAAAG GTTGAAGAAACTGCTGGAACAAGAAAAGTGCTACCAAGCTCAAAAGGAGAAGGAGAACAACAGACGGTTAGGCCGGGTGCGAGAGGAGCTGGTGAAGCTGAAGTCATTTGCACTCATGCTGGTGGATGAGAGGCAGATTCACATTGAGCAGCTCGGCCAACAAGCCCACAAAGTGCAGGAGCTCGGACAGAAGCTCCGGGAGGAGGAAGAGAAGGTGCGAAGCAGTGAAGAGAGGGCCAGGGAGGAGGCGCAGAAGGTCTTTCGACTGGAGGCGGAACTCGAACACACATCTGCCAAGTCCGTGCAGGACCTCGACGAGATGACGACTAAACTAGCTGATCAGGAGTGTCAGAACCGCCAGTTGCGCCAGAAGCTACCTGCTCTAGTCCACCGGGTTGAGgagttggaggaagccaacagggGTCTCCAAAAGGCTGAGGAAGAATTGCAGGAGCTGCGGGATAAAATCAGGCGGGGGGAGTGCGGCAACTCAAGCCTCATGACCGAGGTGGAGAGCCTACGCAAGCGGCTGCTGGAGATGGAGGGGAAAGACGAGGAGATCACCAAGGCGGAGGACCAGGGCAGGGAGCTGAAGAAGAAACTGCAGCAAGAAGAGGTCCATAGCAGCAGCTTGAAGCTGGAGGTGGAGAAATTGCAGAAGAGGATGGTGGAGCTGGAGAAGCTGGAAGGTGCTTTTAACAAGAGCAAATCCGAATGCTCCCAATTGCACGTCAGCCTGGATAAAGAGAAGGCTCTAAGCAAGGATCTCTTCAATGAATTGGAAACGGTGAAAGCTCATGTGAAAGACCTGGAATCTTCAGAGGCAAGGCTGGGAAAGAGCGAATTCAGCTTGAAAGACGATCTGACAAAGCTGAAATCCTTCACGGTGATGCTGGTGGACCAGAGGAGAGGAGTGGCCGAGAAGCTGAGTCAGGAAGAACAGAAAGTCAACGACCTCAACCATAAGCTCAAAGAGGAACAAAGCAAAACCACGGAGGTGACTGAGAAGCTGATTGAAGAGAGCAAGAAGCTTCTGAAATTGAAGTCGGAGATGGAAGAGAGGGTGTCCACCTTGCTGGGCGAGAGGCAGGAACTGGTGATGAAGCTCAAGGGTGAAGAGCAGAGATCCATCAAGCTGGATGTACAGATGGGCCTGTTGAAGAAGAGGCTTGAGCGAGTGGAAGAGGTTGAGAGCGAGTGTCCTGAGGAAGCCCAGCTGGACGGTCCCAAAATGAAGGAGCTGGCGCTGGAAGTGGAGCGTTTGAGGTCCCGGCTTCAGCAGCTGGAGGTAGTGGAGGGCGACCTGCTGAAGACCGAGGATGAATATGACCAGCTGGAGCAGAGGTTCAGGAGCGAGCGGGACAAGGCCAACCTGCTGAGCCAGCAGCTAGATGAGACGAGGGAGCAGGTGGAGCAAGGCGAGGCTGAGTCCCGCAGCCGGCTGCGCTTGGAGGAAGGCCGCAGCCGGGAACTGGTGGCTGAGGTACGGGCCCTGAAGGAAAAGATCCAGGAGCTCATGGAGAAAGAGGACCAGTTGTCCCAGCTGCAGGCTGACTACGTCAGACTGAGGAAGAGGTTCCAGCAGGAGGAAGGCCGCAACCAAGACCTTGGCTTGGAAGTAGCCGGCATGGCCCGGGAACTGGAGCTGTCCAAGCGTTGCAGCCGGGCGCTGAGGCCCAGCATGGATGGCCGGCGGATGGTGGAGGTGCCGCTGACCTCCACGGCCGTGCAGACGGATGGAGGGATGGCGGCAGAGCAGGACAATGCGGCCGTCTTCATTCGTCAGTCGGTGCAGGAGGAGAACCACCTGATGAGCCACCTCCGGCAGGAGGGTGTCCTGAAGCGGCCCCCGGCTGTGCTGGAGCGTTACCCACCGGCTGCCGGTGAACTGGGAAGCCCGCGGCGCTCCTGGATCCCGTGGGccaagaggagggagggaggcacgGTCTCTGACTCGCCGCTGGTGGTGTCCGGTAAACAAGGGCAGCCGCTCCGCATCCGTGTCACCCCCGACCAGGCTGGCGGAGGCACGGCCACGCTGGAGATCAGCAGCCCGGCGGCTGACGAGTTTGTGCCCACCCTGGGCACTCAGCAACCCCGCATCACCATCATCCCCACCTCCAAGACCTCACCCGAACCCGTCACCCTCACCACCTTCTCTGGGCTCGGCACTCCGCCCGCCCGGCCCAAGCCTTGGTCTCAGGGCCCACCGGACGCTTGTTCATCCCCCATCCAGATAGTCACGGTGAGTGCGGTGAGTGGCTCTGATGCGCAGGAGCTTGCGGCTCGGGCCGTGTTCAGGGTGAGCCCGGACAAGCTGCAGGGAGTCGGGGCCGGAGCCGGGTCAGGCATGGCCGGCCGGCGCTACAGCCCCAACATCATCACCACCACCGAGGACAACAAGATCCACATCCACCTGGGTTCTCTGTACAAGCGACCCGCCGAGCCCCTCATCACCATGCGCCCACTGCCCGGCCCGGCCGACGGCATGGCCACCGTGCTCCGCTCACCCCGCACCTGCGCTTCACCCAGCAAGATGACCAGCAGCATCGTGATCACCCCCGCCAGCACCTCGCCCACCAGGACCACACCAGCAGCG gcagc